One genomic region from Lineus longissimus chromosome 6, tnLinLong1.2, whole genome shotgun sequence encodes:
- the LOC135489698 gene encoding copper homeostasis protein cutC homolog isoform X1 — MEVCVDSVASAVNAEAGGAVRIELCSGLAEGGITPSIGLFQVVKQAVKIPVFVMIRPRGGDFLYSEEEYEVMRMDLIALKDQGADGFVFGILGRDGHVDRTRCRELLSYARPLPVTFHRAIDMTPDIYRALDEVISIGCERVLTSGGDTSALDGLPIITKMIEIAKGRIIIMPGGGITERNLKRIIKGTGAREFHCSARSTLPSMMMFTKDNIRMGASYAPPEFSTKITDADRVRSLMTIVTDVWQDHQHI, encoded by the exons ATGGAAGTGTGTGTGGACTCAGTAGCCTCTGCAGTGAATGCTGAGGCTGGTG GTGCTGTCCGCATTGAATTATGTAGCGGCCTGGCTGAAGGAGGAATTACACCATCCATTG GTCTTTTCCAAGTTGTAAAACAAGCTGTGAAAATTCCTGTCTTCGTGATGATCCGGCCAAGGGGAGGAGATTTCTTATATTCTGAGGAAGAGTATGAAGTCATGAGGATGGATCTCATAGCGTTGAAGGATCAAGGAGCAGATGGATTTGTTTTTGGTATCTTGGGAAG AGATGGGCATGTTGACAGAACTCGGTGCAGAGAACTTCTTA GTTATGCTAGGCCCCTACCTGTCACATTCCATCGAG CTATTGATATGACACCAGATATCTACCGTGCTCTTGATGAGGTCATCAGCATCGGTTGTGAGAGAGTGTTAACTAGTGGTGGTGATACGTCGGCTCTGGATGGACTGCCCATCATTACGAAAATGATTGAGATAGCCAAAGGCCGTATTATCATCATGCCCG GTGGAGGGATCACAGAAAGGAATTTAAAGCGAATCATCAAAGGGACTGGTGCGAGGGAATTCCATTGCTCAGCCAGGTCAACACTGCCATCAATGATGATGTTTACTAAAGACAACATTCGAATGGGTGCATCTTATGCACCGCCAGAATTCAGTACAAAAATCACAGACGCTGATCGGGTGCGCTCTCTCATGACCATAGTAACAGATGTTTGGCAAGATCATCAGCACATATAG
- the LOC135489698 gene encoding copper homeostasis protein cutC homolog isoform X2 — protein sequence MEVCVDSVASAVNAEAGGLFQVVKQAVKIPVFVMIRPRGGDFLYSEEEYEVMRMDLIALKDQGADGFVFGILGRDGHVDRTRCRELLSYARPLPVTFHRAIDMTPDIYRALDEVISIGCERVLTSGGDTSALDGLPIITKMIEIAKGRIIIMPGGGITERNLKRIIKGTGAREFHCSARSTLPSMMMFTKDNIRMGASYAPPEFSTKITDADRVRSLMTIVTDVWQDHQHI from the exons ATGGAAGTGTGTGTGGACTCAGTAGCCTCTGCAGTGAATGCTGAGGCTGGTG GTCTTTTCCAAGTTGTAAAACAAGCTGTGAAAATTCCTGTCTTCGTGATGATCCGGCCAAGGGGAGGAGATTTCTTATATTCTGAGGAAGAGTATGAAGTCATGAGGATGGATCTCATAGCGTTGAAGGATCAAGGAGCAGATGGATTTGTTTTTGGTATCTTGGGAAG AGATGGGCATGTTGACAGAACTCGGTGCAGAGAACTTCTTA GTTATGCTAGGCCCCTACCTGTCACATTCCATCGAG CTATTGATATGACACCAGATATCTACCGTGCTCTTGATGAGGTCATCAGCATCGGTTGTGAGAGAGTGTTAACTAGTGGTGGTGATACGTCGGCTCTGGATGGACTGCCCATCATTACGAAAATGATTGAGATAGCCAAAGGCCGTATTATCATCATGCCCG GTGGAGGGATCACAGAAAGGAATTTAAAGCGAATCATCAAAGGGACTGGTGCGAGGGAATTCCATTGCTCAGCCAGGTCAACACTGCCATCAATGATGATGTTTACTAAAGACAACATTCGAATGGGTGCATCTTATGCACCGCCAGAATTCAGTACAAAAATCACAGACGCTGATCGGGTGCGCTCTCTCATGACCATAGTAACAGATGTTTGGCAAGATCATCAGCACATATAG